In Synechococcus sp. Nb3U1, one DNA window encodes the following:
- a CDS encoding TetR/AcrR family transcriptional regulator, with amino-acid sequence MPKIIDHDQYRKELLLKAFDLFAERGYGSLTMRQLAQGLGVSTGTLYHYFQSKEDLFLKLMAELAQQDFREVEMTMAAAGETLEERVEAIFRWVESREELFLKQVLLSISFYQEQHNSQELVNGSQLLSTLNEGYRNLSKQYLGIEDPDLIQMLDALLGGLVLSRVFCLEKVSFQRQGQLLGKMLRAYVERHCRDRASQLN; translated from the coding sequence ATGCCCAAGATCATCGACCACGACCAATACCGCAAAGAGCTGTTGCTCAAGGCCTTTGACCTGTTTGCAGAGCGGGGCTATGGATCCCTGACGATGCGGCAGTTGGCTCAAGGGTTGGGGGTCTCAACGGGTACGCTCTACCACTATTTTCAGAGCAAAGAGGATTTGTTTTTGAAGTTGATGGCAGAACTAGCCCAACAAGACTTTCGGGAAGTGGAGATGACGATGGCTGCAGCGGGAGAGACTCTGGAGGAGCGGGTTGAGGCTATTTTTCGTTGGGTGGAAAGTCGGGAAGAGCTTTTTCTAAAGCAGGTCTTGCTGAGCATTAGTTTTTATCAAGAGCAACACAATTCACAGGAGCTGGTGAACGGTAGTCAGCTTCTATCTACTCTCAATGAGGGATACCGTAACCTGAGCAAGCAGTATTTGGGAATTGAGGATCCCGATCTGATCCAGATGCTCGATGCTTTGCTGGGTGGGCTGGTGCTCAGTCGTGTCTTCTGCTTGGAAAAGGTATCTTTTCAAAGACAAGGCCAATTGTTGGGCAAAATGCTACGGGCCTACGTTGAGAGACATTGTCGAGATCGGGCATC
- a CDS encoding ABC transporter ATP-binding protein/permease — MESQTSQFNFDRRLWNRFITVAQPYFYPVVRHGGWIFLGLLAVAMVFVVALMFFVEIGVTLAGQVLFPEFFTNVAAGLVAQTERNLTSPILWVAAVSLALSSLCFVAVWRRIHQRWLQWVLLTFLLFLSLTVNRLNVMISFIFRFIDTALQQKEEPTFWQFLIIYGVLIISAIPILVIYRYTRLKLGLFWREWLTQYFLDRYFEQRAYYELDSNAANTEIDNPDQRMSEDVRSFTGTTLSFLLDILDSILTLYAFTGILYGISRPLALGLVIYATVGTGIAILAGRKLIKINFDQLRYEANFRYSLVHVRDNAESIAFYQGEDQELRQILERFGSALRNFNLLIIWQAVIDIFQYAYNYFTRIVPYVIVAPLYFSGVRDFGTITQATIAFSQVLSALSIVANQIQSISSFAAGINRLGAFHESLGDPASRYTSDRESNIQTRIAHQLALNNVTLLTPNSEQTLVRDLSFALESGQRLLIVGVSGTGKSSLLRAIAGLWTNGKGSIARPDTEEMLFLPQKPYMLLGSLRDQLLYPMRRKDVTDDDLIRVLNQVNLGGLPERLDGFDAEKDWANTLSLGEQQRLAFARILITQPRYAILDEATSALDVPNEKLLYLQLQHLNTTYISVGHRPSLLAYHDMVLELQGGSAWRLWSAKEYSTHLAMAS; from the coding sequence ATGGAATCCCAAACCTCGCAATTTAACTTCGACCGCAGACTTTGGAACCGCTTTATCACGGTGGCACAGCCCTACTTCTATCCGGTGGTGCGGCACGGCGGCTGGATCTTCTTGGGTTTGCTGGCAGTGGCCATGGTGTTCGTGGTCGCTTTGATGTTTTTTGTCGAGATTGGGGTGACCTTGGCAGGCCAGGTTTTGTTCCCGGAGTTTTTTACCAATGTGGCAGCAGGGCTGGTGGCCCAGACGGAAAGAAATCTGACCTCGCCGATTCTGTGGGTAGCGGCAGTGAGCTTGGCACTGAGCAGCCTTTGCTTTGTGGCGGTATGGCGACGGATCCATCAGCGTTGGTTGCAATGGGTGCTACTCACCTTTTTGCTGTTTTTATCGCTGACGGTGAACCGCTTGAATGTGATGATCAGCTTCATCTTTCGGTTTATCGACACAGCTCTCCAACAAAAAGAAGAGCCTACTTTCTGGCAATTTTTAATTATTTATGGGGTCTTGATTATTTCAGCGATTCCGATTTTGGTGATCTACCGATATACCCGCCTCAAATTGGGTCTATTCTGGCGAGAGTGGCTGACCCAATATTTTCTGGATCGCTACTTCGAACAGCGAGCTTATTACGAGCTAGATTCCAACGCCGCCAACACCGAGATTGATAACCCTGACCAGCGCATGTCGGAGGATGTTCGCTCTTTTACGGGCACGACCCTTTCGTTTCTGTTGGATATTCTCGACTCGATTCTGACCCTCTATGCCTTCACAGGCATTCTTTATGGCATTTCTCGGCCTTTGGCGCTGGGGTTGGTGATCTACGCCACCGTCGGCACAGGGATTGCCATTTTGGCCGGTCGCAAACTGATTAAGATTAACTTTGATCAACTGCGTTACGAAGCTAACTTCCGCTATAGCTTGGTGCATGTGCGCGACAATGCGGAATCCATCGCTTTTTATCAGGGGGAAGACCAAGAGCTACGGCAGATTCTGGAGCGATTTGGCTCGGCGCTGCGCAATTTCAATTTGTTGATCATTTGGCAGGCTGTTATCGATATCTTTCAATACGCCTACAACTATTTCACCCGCATTGTGCCGTATGTGATCGTGGCCCCCCTTTACTTCAGCGGCGTGCGAGACTTTGGCACCATTACCCAGGCCACCATCGCCTTTAGCCAAGTTTTGAGCGCTCTGTCGATTGTGGCCAACCAGATTCAGAGCATTTCCAGCTTCGCCGCCGGGATTAACCGTCTAGGTGCTTTTCACGAGTCGCTTGGGGATCCGGCTTCCCGCTACACCAGTGACCGGGAGAGCAACATCCAAACCCGTATCGCCCATCAACTGGCGCTCAATAACGTTACCTTGCTCACCCCCAATTCCGAACAGACCTTGGTGCGGGATCTCTCTTTTGCTCTGGAGTCTGGGCAACGGCTGCTGATCGTTGGGGTAAGTGGCACCGGGAAAAGCTCTCTGCTGCGGGCCATCGCCGGGTTGTGGACGAATGGCAAGGGATCCATCGCCAGACCGGATACGGAAGAGATGCTTTTCTTGCCCCAAAAGCCCTATATGCTGCTGGGATCCCTGCGGGATCAGCTCCTCTACCCGATGCGACGCAAGGATGTGACGGATGATGATCTGATCCGGGTGCTCAACCAGGTGAATTTGGGCGGGTTACCGGAACGGTTGGACGGGTTTGATGCTGAGAAGGACTGGGCCAACACTCTCTCGTTAGGCGAACAACAGCGCTTGGCCTTTGCCCGCATTTTGATCACCCAACCCCGCTACGCCATTCTGGATGAAGCCACCAGTGCCTTGGATGTGCCCAATGAAAAACTTCTCTATCTACAACTACAACACTTAAACACCACCTACATCAGCGTCGGGCATCGCCCCAGTCTGTTGGCTTACCACGACATGGTTTTGGAGCTACAGGGAGGTTCCGCCTGGCGGTTGTGGTCGGCAAAAGAGTACAGCACTCACTTGGCAATGGCCAGTTAA
- a CDS encoding NADPH-dependent assimilatory sulfite reductase hemoprotein subunit translates to MSPVAASEATRAGVPLAQRSKVEQIKEDSHFLRDPLLEELAQDTTHFSEAAIQVLKFHGTYQQDDRDVRQQRRQEGLERAYSMMLRTRIPGGHVPPQLYLTLDRLADQYGNGTLRATTRQTFQLHGILKKDLKATLASILHQMGSTLAACGDVNRNVMAPVAPYKNRPAYRYAQDYARKLADLLAPKTSAYYDIWVDGEAIPIPPVDEEVLAAQEFVGHGVRLEGPEPLYGPVYLPRKFKAAIAVAGENTVDVYSQDLGLIVLTDRKGHLKGFNIVVGGGMGRTHGKAETEPLLAQKLCFAPPESVYQICQAILAVQRDHGNRGDRKQARLKYLVRKWGIRKFRRVVEEYVGEKLQRSRPLPKFAPNSDDYLGWHEQGDGRWFLGLSIENGRIQDSPTRQLKTALRRITEAFALPLRVTPTQDVLLTEIEDHQRDPINQILKSHGVLSKEEIPQLVRLAMACPALPTCGLAITESERALPGLVRQLDQLLHDLDLQDSPFLVRMTGCPNGCARPYLAELGLVGSTPEHYQVWLGASPEGDRLAQVFQERVHLDRIVPLMGSLLRLYKQERHPQEAFGDYCHRVGIPYLRAQIQQIQQTI, encoded by the coding sequence ATGAGCCCCGTTGCCGCATCCGAAGCCACTCGCGCTGGCGTGCCCTTGGCACAGCGTTCCAAAGTTGAACAGATCAAGGAAGACAGCCATTTTTTGCGGGATCCTCTGCTGGAGGAGCTAGCCCAGGACACCACCCATTTTTCCGAGGCCGCTATTCAGGTGCTCAAATTTCACGGCACCTACCAGCAAGATGACCGGGATGTCCGCCAGCAGCGGCGGCAGGAGGGGTTGGAACGGGCCTACTCGATGATGTTGCGCACCCGGATCCCGGGCGGACATGTGCCCCCGCAACTTTATCTGACCTTGGATCGGCTGGCGGATCAGTACGGCAACGGCACCCTGCGAGCCACGACGCGGCAGACTTTTCAGCTTCACGGGATCCTGAAGAAAGACCTCAAAGCCACCCTGGCCAGCATCCTGCACCAGATGGGATCCACCCTGGCCGCTTGTGGGGATGTGAACCGCAACGTCATGGCTCCGGTCGCCCCCTATAAGAATCGCCCCGCTTACCGATACGCCCAAGACTACGCCCGCAAGCTGGCGGATTTGCTAGCCCCAAAAACCTCCGCCTACTACGACATTTGGGTAGATGGCGAAGCGATCCCGATCCCACCGGTGGATGAGGAGGTGCTGGCGGCGCAGGAGTTTGTCGGCCATGGGGTGCGCCTGGAGGGCCCCGAGCCTCTGTATGGCCCTGTATACCTGCCACGCAAGTTTAAGGCCGCCATCGCCGTGGCGGGGGAAAACACGGTGGATGTCTATTCTCAAGATTTGGGCCTCATCGTCCTCACCGACCGCAAAGGACACCTCAAGGGCTTCAATATCGTTGTCGGCGGGGGCATGGGCCGTACCCACGGCAAAGCAGAAACCGAGCCGCTCCTGGCCCAAAAGCTCTGTTTCGCCCCACCAGAATCGGTCTATCAAATTTGTCAAGCGATTTTGGCGGTGCAGCGGGATCACGGCAACCGCGGCGATCGCAAGCAGGCGCGCCTGAAATATCTGGTCAGGAAGTGGGGGATCCGCAAGTTTCGCCGGGTGGTAGAAGAGTATGTCGGGGAAAAACTGCAACGTTCCCGACCCTTGCCCAAATTTGCCCCCAACAGCGACGATTACCTGGGCTGGCACGAACAGGGGGATGGCCGGTGGTTTCTGGGCCTTTCCATCGAGAATGGCCGTATCCAAGACAGCCCAACTCGGCAACTGAAAACAGCGCTGCGCCGGATCACGGAAGCCTTTGCCTTGCCCCTGCGGGTGACCCCGACCCAGGATGTACTGCTCACAGAAATCGAAGACCACCAACGGGATCCGATTAACCAGATCCTCAAATCCCATGGGGTGCTCTCCAAAGAAGAAATTCCCCAGTTGGTGCGTCTGGCGATGGCCTGTCCCGCTTTGCCCACCTGTGGCCTAGCCATTACCGAGTCGGAACGGGCTTTGCCGGGTTTAGTTCGCCAACTGGATCAGCTGTTACACGACCTAGATCTGCAGGATTCTCCCTTTTTGGTGCGCATGACCGGCTGCCCCAATGGCTGTGCCCGCCCCTATCTGGCGGAGTTGGGACTGGTGGGATCCACGCCAGAACATTACCAAGTGTGGTTGGGGGCTAGCCCCGAGGGGGATCGCTTGGCTCAGGTGTTTCAAGAACGGGTTCACCTCGACCGGATTGTGCCCCTGATGGGATCCCTGTTGCGGCTCTACAAACAAGAACGACACCCCCAGGAAGCCTTCGGGGACTATTGCCACCGGGTGGGAATCCCCTATTTGCGGGCACAGATTCAACAAATCCAACAGACTATTTGA
- the pyk gene encoding pyruvate kinase → MHLSESFRRTKIVATIGPASLDPIILREMILQGATTLRLNFSHGEHELHRRSIRLIRQTSMDLGIQVAILQDLQGPKIRLGKFAEGPIALKAGDPFVLTSQPIAGSQERSWVTYDKLAQEVPEGATILLDDGRVEMRVEAVDPEAGELFCRTIVGGTLSNNKGVNFPGVRLSIRAVTQKDKEDLYFGLNQGVDWVALSFVREPSDVLELRELMTAVGKRIPIIVKIEKHEAIEQLAEILALSDGVMVARGDLGVELPAEDVPILQKRMIALSNCLGIPVITATQMLDSMAHSPRPTRAEISDVANAILDGTDAVMLSNETAVGKYPVEAVATMARIAVRTEQDYFGPTYTERRQQIRSLTLQELGQRNGNVPTRQSLIPDSISRAVGEIARELDAVAIMTLTKTGATARNVSKFRPRTPILAITPHVEVARRMQLVWGVRPLLVMDLATTRQTFQTAISLAQEDGLLNDGDLVVLSAGTLPGVAGSTDLIKVDVVKSVVAQGKGFGKGMVSGPARIVKSSLDSNKLSAGDILVAQSTDASYVEAIKQAAGVITEEEGSSSHAAVIGSRLGVPVLVGVKNATRLIRDGAIVTLDAEKGVVTSGADGLGF, encoded by the coding sequence ATGCATCTGAGCGAATCCTTTCGGCGCACCAAGATTGTCGCCACTATCGGCCCCGCCAGCTTGGATCCCATCATTTTGCGGGAGATGATCTTACAGGGGGCTACGACTCTTCGCCTTAACTTTTCCCATGGGGAGCATGAGCTGCACCGCCGCAGCATTCGCCTGATCCGCCAAACCTCGATGGACTTGGGCATTCAAGTCGCCATTTTACAAGACCTCCAAGGCCCCAAAATTCGCTTGGGTAAGTTTGCCGAAGGCCCGATTGCCCTCAAAGCAGGGGATCCCTTTGTACTGACCAGCCAACCGATTGCCGGATCCCAGGAACGCAGCTGGGTCACCTATGACAAATTGGCCCAGGAGGTACCAGAGGGGGCAACCATTCTCCTGGATGATGGCCGGGTGGAAATGCGGGTGGAGGCGGTGGATCCCGAAGCAGGTGAACTGTTTTGTCGCACCATCGTCGGCGGTACCCTCTCCAATAACAAGGGGGTCAATTTCCCGGGTGTGCGCCTCAGCATCCGTGCCGTCACCCAGAAAGACAAAGAAGACCTCTACTTTGGCCTCAATCAAGGGGTAGATTGGGTGGCCCTCAGCTTTGTGCGGGAGCCTTCCGATGTTTTAGAACTGCGGGAACTGATGACAGCCGTTGGCAAACGGATCCCGATCATCGTCAAGATCGAGAAACACGAAGCCATCGAACAACTAGCGGAGATCTTGGCTCTCAGTGATGGGGTCATGGTGGCCCGTGGGGATCTGGGTGTGGAGCTGCCCGCCGAAGATGTGCCGATTTTGCAAAAGCGGATGATCGCCCTCTCCAACTGTTTGGGGATCCCGGTAATCACCGCCACCCAAATGCTCGACAGCATGGCCCATAGCCCTCGCCCCACCCGTGCCGAAATTTCTGATGTGGCCAACGCCATTTTGGATGGCACCGATGCCGTCATGCTCTCCAATGAGACCGCAGTGGGCAAATATCCTGTCGAAGCTGTCGCCACCATGGCCCGTATTGCCGTCCGCACCGAGCAGGATTACTTCGGCCCGACCTACACAGAACGGCGCCAGCAAATTCGCTCCCTCACCCTACAGGAATTGGGCCAGCGCAATGGCAATGTTCCGACCCGACAAAGCCTGATCCCTGACTCCATTAGTCGGGCTGTAGGTGAGATCGCCCGCGAGTTGGATGCTGTCGCCATTATGACCCTGACCAAAACCGGGGCTACAGCCCGGAATGTCTCCAAATTTCGTCCACGCACCCCAATCCTGGCCATAACCCCGCACGTAGAAGTGGCACGGCGCATGCAGTTGGTTTGGGGGGTACGCCCGCTGCTGGTGATGGATTTGGCCACCACTCGCCAGACTTTTCAAACCGCCATCAGCCTGGCCCAGGAAGATGGCTTGCTCAATGATGGGGACTTAGTGGTGCTGAGTGCGGGTACCTTGCCGGGGGTAGCCGGATCTACCGATCTGATCAAGGTGGATGTGGTGAAATCTGTGGTGGCTCAAGGCAAAGGCTTTGGCAAAGGCATGGTTAGCGGCCCGGCTCGCATCGTTAAGTCTAGCCTCGATTCCAATAAGCTCAGTGCCGGCGATATTTTGGTGGCTCAATCTACTGATGCCAGTTATGTGGAGGCGATTAAACAGGCAGCCGGGGTGATCACCGAAGAAGAAGGCTCCTCCTCCCATGCGGCGGTGATTGGCTCGCGGTTGGGGGTGCCGGTGTTGGTGGGGGTGAAGAATGCCACTCGCCTAATCCGGGATGGGGCAATTGTCACCTTGGATGCAGAAAAAGGGGTGGTCACCTCTGGTGCAGATGGCTTGGGGTTCTAG
- a CDS encoding pentapeptide repeat-containing protein — protein sequence MTGNPQPAVGISQGSRPTSWDLVLGGQRSVGSAPSHALVLGGIEGVQRRLTHADEAVRLATLPQLLNYGPAGLTHLIEALASNSSWAVRLAAWRLLSQLQQPEAQAACRTYSPFRPVGGSQGVIVAYRRGERNFSYADLENADLQEARLGGINLLEANLRGSHLRFCNFSGAKLQQTDFRQADLQRVKLSGADLKGADLRGADLRGVKVSGTSLRGSQLSEETLLEERLRHIWHLQNYGGQGQDLSGQDLSKADLRDLVLCQIKLRDSDLNGADLRGSNLEGADLRGAYLHRADLRGANLQNADLEGADLTGTELRHAQFQGANLRRADISRANLDQANLEGSLIEGLKHSATLITGVIFPDGTPLKPWWW from the coding sequence ATGACAGGTAACCCCCAGCCAGCTGTTGGCATCAGCCAGGGATCCCGGCCAACCTCTTGGGATCTGGTGTTGGGGGGGCAACGATCGGTCGGGAGTGCTCCTAGCCATGCTCTGGTTTTAGGGGGGATTGAAGGCGTACAACGGCGACTGACCCATGCTGACGAAGCCGTGCGCTTGGCCACTTTGCCCCAGTTGCTCAACTACGGGCCGGCGGGCCTAACCCATTTGATCGAGGCTTTGGCCAGCAACAGCTCTTGGGCGGTACGCTTGGCGGCTTGGCGCTTATTGTCTCAATTGCAGCAACCGGAAGCTCAGGCAGCCTGTCGCACTTACAGCCCATTTCGTCCGGTGGGGGGATCCCAAGGGGTGATCGTGGCCTACCGGCGTGGAGAACGGAATTTTTCCTATGCGGATCTAGAAAATGCCGATCTCCAGGAAGCCCGCCTGGGGGGGATAAATCTGCTGGAGGCCAACCTGCGGGGATCCCATTTGCGCTTTTGTAACTTCAGCGGCGCCAAACTGCAGCAAACCGATTTTCGCCAGGCAGATTTGCAACGGGTCAAACTGAGTGGGGCGGATCTGAAAGGGGCGGATCTGCGGGGAGCCGATTTGCGGGGGGTAAAGGTGAGCGGCACCAGCCTGCGGGGATCCCAACTTTCCGAAGAAACCCTCCTAGAAGAGCGGCTGCGCCACATCTGGCATTTACAAAACTACGGAGGCCAGGGGCAAGATCTCTCCGGTCAAGACTTGAGCAAAGCGGATTTGCGGGATTTGGTGCTCTGCCAAATCAAGTTGCGGGATTCTGACCTCAATGGAGCCGATCTACGGGGATCCAACCTGGAAGGGGCCGATTTGCGGGGGGCCTACCTACACCGCGCCGATTTGCGGGGGGCCAATCTACAAAATGCCGACTTGGAGGGGGCCGATCTCACCGGCACAGAACTGCGCCACGCTCAGTTTCAGGGGGCCAATCTGCGGCGGGCGGATATCAGCCGGGCCAATCTAGACCAGGCCAACCTGGAGGGATCCCTGATTGAGGGGCTGAAACACAGCGCCACTCTGATCACAGGAGTAATTTTTCCCGACGGCACACCCCTCAAACCCTGGTGGTGGTGA
- a CDS encoding DUF1257 domain-containing protein — MSHFTTLQVQIKDAELLAETLQELGYRVERNASLRGYLWNRTRADFVIRQKNGYDLGFRRNGDHYELVADLWGAKIDQQAFLEPILQRYAHKSLLRSARQQGYAIEAEERLEDGTIRVVVGRWV; from the coding sequence ATGTCTCATTTCACCACCCTTCAAGTGCAGATTAAAGATGCGGAGTTACTCGCCGAAACCCTACAAGAGCTGGGCTATCGGGTGGAGCGGAATGCCAGTTTGCGGGGCTATCTGTGGAATCGCACCCGCGCCGACTTTGTGATTCGTCAGAAAAATGGCTATGACCTAGGCTTCCGACGTAACGGCGATCACTACGAATTGGTGGCGGATCTGTGGGGAGCCAAAATCGATCAACAGGCTTTTCTGGAACCGATTCTGCAGCGCTATGCCCACAAAAGTTTGTTGCGCTCGGCTCGACAACAGGGCTATGCCATCGAGGCGGAAGAACGATTGGAAGATGGCACCATCCGGGTGGTGGTAGGGCGTTGGGTCTAG
- a CDS encoding AI-2E family transporter, with translation MTFAQWLGLGALLGLLVLLWQIRQIVLLVFGAIVLAVALDTLAQIPQRYGFRRGPSIAITGLTVLVGTILVGLIVVPPLADQLGRLFTDVVPDGIFQAQRLIETFILSLPTDIELPTLRELANSLVPQATELVRQARDFFSQSFTAFFATLLNLLFVIILTLLLLVNPQAYNRAFVSVFPAFYRPRIRYILKRCELALRGWLLGIMLTSTLVMLLSGIGLWILGVPLILANAVLAGVFNFIPNIGPTLSVFAPMLVALTDAPWKSLAVLGLYILIQQLESSVFTPIVMSRQVSLLPALTLVAQITSAFFFGVLGLFLAVPLAAIVQVWIQEVLIRDVLDPWQGSRTRALLMLDSGLDGSDSLQAPEESHPDLQPGSSAQEV, from the coding sequence GTGACATTCGCCCAGTGGTTGGGGTTGGGGGCATTGCTAGGGTTGCTGGTTCTGCTCTGGCAGATCCGGCAGATTGTCTTGTTGGTGTTCGGGGCAATCGTGTTGGCGGTGGCGCTGGATACTCTGGCCCAGATCCCACAACGCTATGGCTTTCGGCGGGGCCCCTCGATCGCCATCACCGGCCTGACGGTTTTGGTGGGGACAATCTTGGTGGGATTGATTGTGGTGCCCCCCTTGGCGGATCAGTTGGGGCGGCTGTTTACCGATGTGGTTCCGGATGGGATCTTCCAGGCGCAACGGTTGATTGAGACCTTCATCCTTTCTTTGCCGACGGATATCGAGCTACCAACGTTGCGGGAATTGGCCAATAGCTTGGTACCTCAGGCCACGGAGCTGGTGCGGCAGGCGCGAGACTTTTTCTCGCAGTCGTTTACCGCCTTTTTTGCCACCTTGCTGAATCTGCTGTTTGTAATCATCCTCACCCTTTTGCTGCTGGTGAATCCCCAGGCCTACAATCGCGCCTTTGTCTCGGTGTTCCCGGCTTTTTATCGGCCCCGCATTCGCTATATCTTGAAGCGCTGTGAGTTGGCTTTGCGGGGTTGGCTACTGGGGATCATGCTCACCAGCACATTGGTGATGTTGCTGAGTGGAATCGGACTGTGGATTTTGGGGGTACCCCTGATCCTGGCCAATGCGGTGCTGGCGGGGGTGTTTAACTTTATCCCCAATATCGGTCCCACTCTGAGTGTGTTTGCTCCCATGCTGGTGGCCTTGACGGATGCCCCTTGGAAGTCCTTGGCGGTGCTAGGGCTGTACATCCTGATCCAACAGTTGGAAAGCAGCGTCTTCACGCCGATCGTCATGTCGCGGCAGGTCTCCCTTTTGCCTGCCCTAACCTTGGTGGCCCAAATTACCTCGGCCTTTTTCTTCGGGGTGCTGGGCCTGTTTTTGGCGGTGCCTTTGGCAGCGATTGTGCAGGTGTGGATCCAGGAGGTACTGATTCGGGATGTGCTGGATCCCTGGCAGGGATCCCGGACGCGAGCCTTGTTAATGCTAGACAGTGGCCTAGATGGGTCGGATAGCCTGCAAGCCCCAGAAGAAAGTCATCCTGATCTCCAGCCGGGAAGTTCAGCGCAGGAGGTATGA
- the xseA gene encoding exodeoxyribonuclease VII large subunit, translating into MRDPIPLEAALALANLTDEAPLLSVGGVSGYLQSLLSGDPYLIRLWVTGEVSSCNRSRNGHLFLTLTDPETGDALSGVIWQSQTAKLSFWPEVGQQVIVLGQVGIYSRGSTYRIVIWQLLPAGAGLLALRFQQLKARLSAEGLFDNQRPLPAHPQCIGIVSSPNAAGWGDIQRTLNHRYPGLRVLFSPAQVQGDAAPESIVQAIQRVERDGRAEVLLVARGGGASEDLACFNDERVVRAIAECRIPVLTGIGHQRDETLADYAADYAAHTPTAAAERIVPDLGELQHQGSQLRQTLINRISQVLHRAQQHLNHTQQHLALVHPDRLLQAAQDRLIQQRQRLIQSLRHHLHQQHQQQQALRDHLQALDPEAVLRRGYALVRDEQGSLIRTHHLPPQTRLVIQLALGSLRVQVEEEA; encoded by the coding sequence ATGCGCGATCCCATCCCTTTAGAAGCCGCCTTGGCCCTAGCCAATCTGACCGACGAAGCTCCTCTCCTTTCGGTGGGCGGGGTATCCGGCTACCTACAGTCTTTGTTGAGCGGGGATCCCTACTTGATACGCCTGTGGGTGACGGGGGAAGTCTCCAGTTGCAATCGCAGCCGCAATGGGCATCTGTTTCTTACCCTGACGGATCCAGAAACAGGCGATGCCTTGAGTGGGGTGATCTGGCAGAGTCAAACCGCCAAGCTGAGCTTCTGGCCGGAAGTGGGGCAGCAGGTGATCGTGCTCGGTCAGGTGGGCATCTACAGCCGTGGCAGCACCTATCGCATTGTTATTTGGCAATTATTACCTGCCGGAGCAGGACTTCTGGCGCTGCGATTCCAACAACTCAAAGCCCGCCTCAGTGCCGAAGGTCTATTCGACAATCAACGGCCTCTGCCCGCACACCCTCAGTGCATTGGGATCGTCAGTTCGCCCAATGCCGCCGGTTGGGGAGATATTCAACGTACCCTCAACCATCGCTACCCAGGGCTACGGGTGCTGTTTTCCCCGGCTCAAGTTCAGGGAGATGCGGCTCCTGAGTCGATTGTGCAGGCTATTCAACGGGTAGAACGGGATGGACGGGCGGAGGTGCTTTTGGTGGCGCGGGGAGGGGGAGCAAGCGAAGATTTGGCCTGTTTTAACGATGAACGGGTGGTGCGGGCGATCGCCGAATGTCGGATCCCGGTGCTCACAGGTATCGGGCACCAGCGGGATGAAACCCTAGCCGACTATGCTGCCGACTATGCTGCCCATACCCCAACCGCAGCTGCTGAGCGGATCGTGCCGGATCTGGGGGAATTGCAACACCAGGGATCCCAGCTACGGCAAACCTTAATCAACCGCATCAGCCAAGTGCTCCATAGGGCTCAGCAGCACCTCAACCACACCCAGCAGCATCTGGCCCTAGTCCATCCAGACCGGTTGCTCCAAGCTGCCCAAGACCGCCTGATCCAACAGCGCCAACGCCTGATCCAATCCTTACGGCATCATCTCCACCAGCAGCACCAGCAGCAACAGGCTCTGCGGGATCACCTGCAAGCCCTTGACCCGGAAGCCGTGCTCAGACGAGGCTATGCTCTGGTACGGGATGAACAGGGATCCCTGATCCGCACCCATCATCTGCCACCCCAGACCCGCTTGGTGATACAACTGGCCTTGGGAAGCCTGCGGGTACAAGTGGAGGAGGAAGCATGA
- the xseB gene encoding exodeoxyribonuclease VII small subunit, which yields MKQRQGGDPWRYEVAIAEVETLIDQIESGELDLAEVVERFQQAAQTLKTCEAFLQQKRQQVEIIIEQLEQVDQAEELEEF from the coding sequence ATGAAACAGCGTCAAGGTGGGGATCCCTGGCGTTATGAAGTTGCGATTGCCGAAGTGGAAACCCTGATCGATCAGATTGAGTCGGGGGAGTTGGATCTGGCGGAAGTGGTGGAGCGCTTTCAGCAGGCCGCCCAAACTCTGAAAACCTGTGAAGCCTTCCTCCAGCAAAAGCGCCAACAGGTGGAAATCATCATTGAGCAACTAGAGCAAGTGGATCAAGCAGAGGAGCTGGAGGAGTTTTAG